A stretch of Gossypium hirsutum isolate 1008001.06 chromosome A06, Gossypium_hirsutum_v2.1, whole genome shotgun sequence DNA encodes these proteins:
- the LOC107962833 gene encoding U-box domain-containing protein 52 isoform X1, translated as MASRLSPDDNLPANSTAVAIDKDKNSPHAVRWAIDHLVISNPIIVLIHVRHRNQGEPESDYDINQLFVPFRGYCARKGIQAREVVLEDVDISKALIDYVSRNLINSIVLGAATRGAISSYLSYRKFKSDIPTTLIKTAPDFCSVYVISKGKILTVRTAQRPVSNTAAPPKAPIGMPPQIPFDQSEDDGYRGQYTKGVPGNAGSERLSFDNSSKAPIRDRHRSSPGNMSLDIDVVRGPSSSRQDSLSSDIDFPAKLSLGSVDISGQNLDFSSSNYESSSQSARDIEDEMRRLKLELKQTMDMYSSACKEALTAKKTANELHQWKMEESRRFEEARQAGEAALAMAEMEKAKCRAAIEAAEAAQKLAEMEAYRRRQAESKAKKESDEKNRALNALATNDVRYRKYSIEEIEEATENFSASNKIGEGGYGPVYKGKLDHTPVAIKILRPDAAQGKKQFQQEVEVLCSIRHPHMVLLLGACPEYGCLVYEYMHNGSLEDRLFRKGNTHPLSWRRRFKIAAEIATALLFLHQAKPEPLVHRDLKPANILLDRNYVSKISDVGLARLVPPSVADSVTQYHMTSAAGTFCYIDPEYQQTGMLTTKSDIYSLGIMLLQIITAKPPMGLAHHVGRAIEKGALADLLDPAVPNWPMEEALSFAQLALQCAELRKRDRPDLANVILPELNRLRDLGYNNNGSSSSGYSQGHGGSDQSQGFNTSGCSRGHSGSDGFRSPFSRSRVSSSSSQESLSKSANSEPGSMLNLK; from the exons ATGGCTTCTCGCTTGTCACCGGACGACAATCTACCCGCCAACTCCACTGCGGTGGCCATCGACAAAGACAAGAACAGCCCACATGCTGTTCGTTGGGCTATCGACCATCTCGTCATCTCCAATCCTATCATCGTATTGATCCATGTTAGGCATAGAAACC AAGGTGAACCCGAATCTGATTACGACATAAACCAGCTTTTCGTTCCATTTCGTGGCTACTGCGCACGCAAAGGG ATTCAAGCGAGGGAGGTTGTCCTCGAGGATGTTGATATCTCTAAAGCACTTATAGACTACGTTAGTAGAAATTTGATTAACAGCATAGTCCTTGGCGCAGCAACCAGGGGTGCCATATCAAG TTACTTGTCTTATAGAAAATTCAAAAGTGACATTCCAACCACCTTGATCAAAACTGCACCAGATTTTTGTTCTGTGTATGTGATTTCCAAAGGTAAGATATTGACAGTGCGAACAGCACAACGACCTGTGTCGAATACCGCTGCCCCTCCAAAGGCACCGATAGGAATGCCACCGCAAATACCGTTCGATCAAAGTGAAGATGATGGATACAG aggacaatatacaaaaggTGTACCGGGAAATGCTGGATCAGAGAGATTGTCCTTCGATAATTCCTCTAAAGCACCTATACGCGATAGACATAGAAGCTCTCCAGGAAATATGTCATTGGATATTGATGTAGTTCGAGGACCGTCTTCATCTAGACAAGATTCTTTGTCTAGTGACATAGATTTTCCAGCAAAACTTTCCCTTGGCTCTGTTGATATTTCTGGCCAAAATTTAGATTTTTCAAGTAGCAATTATGAGTCATCTTCACAAAGTGCG CGAGACATAGAAGATGAAATGAGAAGGTTAAAGCTTGAACTTAAACAAACCATGGATATGTATAGCTCAGCTTGCAAAGAAGCTCTTACAGCCAAGAAAACG GCTAATGAGCTTCATCAGTGGAAGATGGAAGAGTCTCGCAGGTTTGAGGAAGCCAGGCAAGCTGGAGAAGCAGCTCTTGCCATGGCAGAGATGGAGAAGGCTAAGTGCCGAGCTGCCATTGAAGCAGCTGAGGCGGCACAGAAGCTAGCGGAAATGGAAGCATATAGAAGAAGGCAAGCAGAGTCTAAAGCTAAGAAAGAGTCGGATGAGAAGAATCGAGCTTTGAATGCCCTGGCAACTAACGATGTCCGATATAGAAAATATTCCATTGAAGAAATTGAAGAAGCTACTGAAAATTTCTCAGCATCAAACAAGATTGGAGAAGGAGGTTATGGGCCTGTTTATAAAGGCAAACTTGATCACACTCCAGTTGCCATCAAAATTTTAAGACCAGATGCTGCTCAAGGGAAGAAACAATTCCAGCAAGAGGTTGAGGTTCTTTGCAGCATTAGACACCCACACATGGTCCTCTTACTCGGCGCTTGCCCTGAGTATGGATGCTTAGTATATGAATACATGCACAATGGCAGCTTAGAGGATAGGCTATTTCGAAAAGGCAATACCCATCCACTTTCATGGAGGAGACGATTTAAAATAGCTGCTGAAATTGCAACTGCGCTTCTATTCCTTCACCAAGCAAAGCCAGAACCACTAGTGCATCGAGACCTTAAGCCGGCTAACATTCTCCTCGACCGCAACTATGTGAGCAAAATTAGTGATGTGGGCCTAGCACGGCTAGTTCCACCTTCTGTAGCTGACAGTGTAACACAATATCACATGACTTCAGCAGCAGGAACATTCTGTTACATAGATCCTGAATATCAGCAAACAGGCATGCTAACAACTAAATCAGACATATACTCCCTCGGGATAATGTTGCTCCAGATTATCACAGCAAAGCCTCCGATGGGTCTTGCTCACCATGTCGGAAGGGCCATTGAGAAAGGAGCTTTAGCTGATTTACTTGATCCAGCTGTGCCAAATTGGCCAATGGAAGAGGCTTTATCATTTGCTCAATTGGCACTACAATGTGCAGAGCTGAGGAAGAGGGACAGACCAGATCTTGCCAATGTTATACTGCCAGAACTTAACCGACTAAGAGACCTAGGATACaacaataatggttctagcagtagTGGTTATAGCCAAGGGCATGGTGGTAGTGATCAAAGCCAAGGATTCAACACTAGTGGTTGTAGCCGTGGACACAGCGGCAGTGATGGTTTTCGCAGTCCATTTTCAAGGTCGAGGGTCTCATCATCATCAAGCCAG GAATCACTGAGTAAGTCTGCAAATTCAGAACCTGGATCTATGCTGAACTTAAAATAA
- the LOC107962833 gene encoding U-box domain-containing protein 52 isoform X3, which produces MLGIETVEGEPESDYDINQLFVPFRGYCARKGIQAREVVLEDVDISKALIDYVSRNLINSIVLGAATRGAISSYLSYRKFKSDIPTTLIKTAPDFCSVYVISKGKILTVRTAQRPVSNTAAPPKAPIGMPPQIPFDQSEDDGYRGQYTKGVPGNAGSERLSFDNSSKAPIRDRHRSSPGNMSLDIDVVRGPSSSRQDSLSSDIDFPAKLSLGSVDISGQNLDFSSSNYESSSQSARDIEDEMRRLKLELKQTMDMYSSACKEALTAKKTANELHQWKMEESRRFEEARQAGEAALAMAEMEKAKCRAAIEAAEAAQKLAEMEAYRRRQAESKAKKESDEKNRALNALATNDVRYRKYSIEEIEEATENFSASNKIGEGGYGPVYKGKLDHTPVAIKILRPDAAQGKKQFQQEVEVLCSIRHPHMVLLLGACPEYGCLVYEYMHNGSLEDRLFRKGNTHPLSWRRRFKIAAEIATALLFLHQAKPEPLVHRDLKPANILLDRNYVSKISDVGLARLVPPSVADSVTQYHMTSAAGTFCYIDPEYQQTGMLTTKSDIYSLGIMLLQIITAKPPMGLAHHVGRAIEKGALADLLDPAVPNWPMEEALSFAQLALQCAELRKRDRPDLANVILPELNRLRDLGYNNNGSSSSGYSQGHGGSDQSQGFNTSGCSRGHSGSDGFRSPFSRSRVSSSSSQESLSKSANSEPGSMLNLK; this is translated from the exons ATGTTAGGCATAGAAACCGTAG AAGGTGAACCCGAATCTGATTACGACATAAACCAGCTTTTCGTTCCATTTCGTGGCTACTGCGCACGCAAAGGG ATTCAAGCGAGGGAGGTTGTCCTCGAGGATGTTGATATCTCTAAAGCACTTATAGACTACGTTAGTAGAAATTTGATTAACAGCATAGTCCTTGGCGCAGCAACCAGGGGTGCCATATCAAG TTACTTGTCTTATAGAAAATTCAAAAGTGACATTCCAACCACCTTGATCAAAACTGCACCAGATTTTTGTTCTGTGTATGTGATTTCCAAAGGTAAGATATTGACAGTGCGAACAGCACAACGACCTGTGTCGAATACCGCTGCCCCTCCAAAGGCACCGATAGGAATGCCACCGCAAATACCGTTCGATCAAAGTGAAGATGATGGATACAG aggacaatatacaaaaggTGTACCGGGAAATGCTGGATCAGAGAGATTGTCCTTCGATAATTCCTCTAAAGCACCTATACGCGATAGACATAGAAGCTCTCCAGGAAATATGTCATTGGATATTGATGTAGTTCGAGGACCGTCTTCATCTAGACAAGATTCTTTGTCTAGTGACATAGATTTTCCAGCAAAACTTTCCCTTGGCTCTGTTGATATTTCTGGCCAAAATTTAGATTTTTCAAGTAGCAATTATGAGTCATCTTCACAAAGTGCG CGAGACATAGAAGATGAAATGAGAAGGTTAAAGCTTGAACTTAAACAAACCATGGATATGTATAGCTCAGCTTGCAAAGAAGCTCTTACAGCCAAGAAAACG GCTAATGAGCTTCATCAGTGGAAGATGGAAGAGTCTCGCAGGTTTGAGGAAGCCAGGCAAGCTGGAGAAGCAGCTCTTGCCATGGCAGAGATGGAGAAGGCTAAGTGCCGAGCTGCCATTGAAGCAGCTGAGGCGGCACAGAAGCTAGCGGAAATGGAAGCATATAGAAGAAGGCAAGCAGAGTCTAAAGCTAAGAAAGAGTCGGATGAGAAGAATCGAGCTTTGAATGCCCTGGCAACTAACGATGTCCGATATAGAAAATATTCCATTGAAGAAATTGAAGAAGCTACTGAAAATTTCTCAGCATCAAACAAGATTGGAGAAGGAGGTTATGGGCCTGTTTATAAAGGCAAACTTGATCACACTCCAGTTGCCATCAAAATTTTAAGACCAGATGCTGCTCAAGGGAAGAAACAATTCCAGCAAGAGGTTGAGGTTCTTTGCAGCATTAGACACCCACACATGGTCCTCTTACTCGGCGCTTGCCCTGAGTATGGATGCTTAGTATATGAATACATGCACAATGGCAGCTTAGAGGATAGGCTATTTCGAAAAGGCAATACCCATCCACTTTCATGGAGGAGACGATTTAAAATAGCTGCTGAAATTGCAACTGCGCTTCTATTCCTTCACCAAGCAAAGCCAGAACCACTAGTGCATCGAGACCTTAAGCCGGCTAACATTCTCCTCGACCGCAACTATGTGAGCAAAATTAGTGATGTGGGCCTAGCACGGCTAGTTCCACCTTCTGTAGCTGACAGTGTAACACAATATCACATGACTTCAGCAGCAGGAACATTCTGTTACATAGATCCTGAATATCAGCAAACAGGCATGCTAACAACTAAATCAGACATATACTCCCTCGGGATAATGTTGCTCCAGATTATCACAGCAAAGCCTCCGATGGGTCTTGCTCACCATGTCGGAAGGGCCATTGAGAAAGGAGCTTTAGCTGATTTACTTGATCCAGCTGTGCCAAATTGGCCAATGGAAGAGGCTTTATCATTTGCTCAATTGGCACTACAATGTGCAGAGCTGAGGAAGAGGGACAGACCAGATCTTGCCAATGTTATACTGCCAGAACTTAACCGACTAAGAGACCTAGGATACaacaataatggttctagcagtagTGGTTATAGCCAAGGGCATGGTGGTAGTGATCAAAGCCAAGGATTCAACACTAGTGGTTGTAGCCGTGGACACAGCGGCAGTGATGGTTTTCGCAGTCCATTTTCAAGGTCGAGGGTCTCATCATCATCAAGCCAG GAATCACTGAGTAAGTCTGCAAATTCAGAACCTGGATCTATGCTGAACTTAAAATAA
- the LOC107962833 gene encoding U-box domain-containing protein 52 isoform X2, whose product MASRLSPDDNLPANSTAVAIDKDKNSPHAVRWAIDHLVISNPIIVLIHVRHRNQGEPESDYDINQLFVPFRGYCARKGIQAREVVLEDVDISKALIDYVSRNLINSIVLGAATRGAISRKFKSDIPTTLIKTAPDFCSVYVISKGKILTVRTAQRPVSNTAAPPKAPIGMPPQIPFDQSEDDGYRGQYTKGVPGNAGSERLSFDNSSKAPIRDRHRSSPGNMSLDIDVVRGPSSSRQDSLSSDIDFPAKLSLGSVDISGQNLDFSSSNYESSSQSARDIEDEMRRLKLELKQTMDMYSSACKEALTAKKTANELHQWKMEESRRFEEARQAGEAALAMAEMEKAKCRAAIEAAEAAQKLAEMEAYRRRQAESKAKKESDEKNRALNALATNDVRYRKYSIEEIEEATENFSASNKIGEGGYGPVYKGKLDHTPVAIKILRPDAAQGKKQFQQEVEVLCSIRHPHMVLLLGACPEYGCLVYEYMHNGSLEDRLFRKGNTHPLSWRRRFKIAAEIATALLFLHQAKPEPLVHRDLKPANILLDRNYVSKISDVGLARLVPPSVADSVTQYHMTSAAGTFCYIDPEYQQTGMLTTKSDIYSLGIMLLQIITAKPPMGLAHHVGRAIEKGALADLLDPAVPNWPMEEALSFAQLALQCAELRKRDRPDLANVILPELNRLRDLGYNNNGSSSSGYSQGHGGSDQSQGFNTSGCSRGHSGSDGFRSPFSRSRVSSSSSQESLSKSANSEPGSMLNLK is encoded by the exons ATGGCTTCTCGCTTGTCACCGGACGACAATCTACCCGCCAACTCCACTGCGGTGGCCATCGACAAAGACAAGAACAGCCCACATGCTGTTCGTTGGGCTATCGACCATCTCGTCATCTCCAATCCTATCATCGTATTGATCCATGTTAGGCATAGAAACC AAGGTGAACCCGAATCTGATTACGACATAAACCAGCTTTTCGTTCCATTTCGTGGCTACTGCGCACGCAAAGGG ATTCAAGCGAGGGAGGTTGTCCTCGAGGATGTTGATATCTCTAAAGCACTTATAGACTACGTTAGTAGAAATTTGATTAACAGCATAGTCCTTGGCGCAGCAACCAGGGGTGCCATATCAAG AAAATTCAAAAGTGACATTCCAACCACCTTGATCAAAACTGCACCAGATTTTTGTTCTGTGTATGTGATTTCCAAAGGTAAGATATTGACAGTGCGAACAGCACAACGACCTGTGTCGAATACCGCTGCCCCTCCAAAGGCACCGATAGGAATGCCACCGCAAATACCGTTCGATCAAAGTGAAGATGATGGATACAG aggacaatatacaaaaggTGTACCGGGAAATGCTGGATCAGAGAGATTGTCCTTCGATAATTCCTCTAAAGCACCTATACGCGATAGACATAGAAGCTCTCCAGGAAATATGTCATTGGATATTGATGTAGTTCGAGGACCGTCTTCATCTAGACAAGATTCTTTGTCTAGTGACATAGATTTTCCAGCAAAACTTTCCCTTGGCTCTGTTGATATTTCTGGCCAAAATTTAGATTTTTCAAGTAGCAATTATGAGTCATCTTCACAAAGTGCG CGAGACATAGAAGATGAAATGAGAAGGTTAAAGCTTGAACTTAAACAAACCATGGATATGTATAGCTCAGCTTGCAAAGAAGCTCTTACAGCCAAGAAAACG GCTAATGAGCTTCATCAGTGGAAGATGGAAGAGTCTCGCAGGTTTGAGGAAGCCAGGCAAGCTGGAGAAGCAGCTCTTGCCATGGCAGAGATGGAGAAGGCTAAGTGCCGAGCTGCCATTGAAGCAGCTGAGGCGGCACAGAAGCTAGCGGAAATGGAAGCATATAGAAGAAGGCAAGCAGAGTCTAAAGCTAAGAAAGAGTCGGATGAGAAGAATCGAGCTTTGAATGCCCTGGCAACTAACGATGTCCGATATAGAAAATATTCCATTGAAGAAATTGAAGAAGCTACTGAAAATTTCTCAGCATCAAACAAGATTGGAGAAGGAGGTTATGGGCCTGTTTATAAAGGCAAACTTGATCACACTCCAGTTGCCATCAAAATTTTAAGACCAGATGCTGCTCAAGGGAAGAAACAATTCCAGCAAGAGGTTGAGGTTCTTTGCAGCATTAGACACCCACACATGGTCCTCTTACTCGGCGCTTGCCCTGAGTATGGATGCTTAGTATATGAATACATGCACAATGGCAGCTTAGAGGATAGGCTATTTCGAAAAGGCAATACCCATCCACTTTCATGGAGGAGACGATTTAAAATAGCTGCTGAAATTGCAACTGCGCTTCTATTCCTTCACCAAGCAAAGCCAGAACCACTAGTGCATCGAGACCTTAAGCCGGCTAACATTCTCCTCGACCGCAACTATGTGAGCAAAATTAGTGATGTGGGCCTAGCACGGCTAGTTCCACCTTCTGTAGCTGACAGTGTAACACAATATCACATGACTTCAGCAGCAGGAACATTCTGTTACATAGATCCTGAATATCAGCAAACAGGCATGCTAACAACTAAATCAGACATATACTCCCTCGGGATAATGTTGCTCCAGATTATCACAGCAAAGCCTCCGATGGGTCTTGCTCACCATGTCGGAAGGGCCATTGAGAAAGGAGCTTTAGCTGATTTACTTGATCCAGCTGTGCCAAATTGGCCAATGGAAGAGGCTTTATCATTTGCTCAATTGGCACTACAATGTGCAGAGCTGAGGAAGAGGGACAGACCAGATCTTGCCAATGTTATACTGCCAGAACTTAACCGACTAAGAGACCTAGGATACaacaataatggttctagcagtagTGGTTATAGCCAAGGGCATGGTGGTAGTGATCAAAGCCAAGGATTCAACACTAGTGGTTGTAGCCGTGGACACAGCGGCAGTGATGGTTTTCGCAGTCCATTTTCAAGGTCGAGGGTCTCATCATCATCAAGCCAG GAATCACTGAGTAAGTCTGCAAATTCAGAACCTGGATCTATGCTGAACTTAAAATAA